One segment of Alphaproteobacteria bacterium DNA contains the following:
- a CDS encoding amidohydrolase family protein, with protein sequence MAYDLVIRNGMVIDGSGLPRYRADVGVKDGRIVTIGRISGNGAGETIDAEGHVVSPGFIDGHTHMDAQIFWDPIGTSSCYQGVTSVVMGNCGFTLAPCRESEADLVFRNLERAEDISRAAMLAGIKWRWETFPEFLDVLESLPKGINYAGYIGHCALRTYVMGQRAFTDEAGEDDLKAMVHHVKEAVRAGAYGFSTTRSVNHQTSDDKPVASRLATWAEFEALVHAMGELGTGLVEVAGEPSGADSEKAIKYYNDLARLSAASGRPITFGLFSRRKKPGAWRGTFDIIEKAAQMGGRLFAQVHSRALNVLLSFETQLPFDKWDYWREIRALPLSEQKKALQDPEKRRRLVEIASRPYEGPQVFGTEARPPEWDYIYAMDTIEGPHKSMAELARQRNTHPVELMIDKALEGDMKFFMIQPIANEDQSAALELMKHPRSVVTFSDSGAHVSQIMDSSLQTHLLSHWVREKQAFTLEEAVKMITCDTATQFGFHDRGLLREGMAADMVVFDPRTVGPQMPEVVTDLPAGAKRLRQKAHGIRATVVNGQTLLRDNEPTGNLPGRLVRSKMPA encoded by the coding sequence ATGGCGTACGATCTGGTGATCCGCAACGGCATGGTGATCGATGGATCCGGCCTGCCGCGCTATCGCGCCGATGTCGGCGTCAAGGATGGGCGCATCGTCACCATCGGACGCATATCAGGGAATGGTGCGGGCGAAACCATCGACGCCGAGGGCCATGTTGTCTCGCCGGGCTTCATCGACGGCCACACCCATATGGACGCCCAGATCTTCTGGGATCCGATCGGCACCAGCTCCTGCTACCAGGGCGTCACCTCTGTCGTGATGGGCAATTGCGGCTTCACCCTGGCGCCCTGCCGTGAGAGCGAGGCCGACCTCGTCTTCCGCAACCTGGAGCGCGCCGAGGACATCAGCCGCGCCGCGATGCTCGCCGGCATCAAGTGGCGCTGGGAGACTTTTCCCGAGTTCCTCGACGTGCTGGAGTCGCTGCCCAAGGGCATCAACTACGCCGGCTATATCGGCCACTGCGCGCTGCGCACCTATGTGATGGGCCAGCGCGCCTTCACCGACGAGGCGGGCGAGGACGATCTCAAGGCGATGGTGCACCACGTCAAGGAAGCGGTGCGCGCCGGCGCCTACGGCTTCTCGACCACGCGCAGCGTCAATCACCAGACCTCCGACGACAAGCCGGTGGCGTCCCGTCTCGCCACCTGGGCCGAATTCGAGGCGCTGGTGCATGCCATGGGCGAGCTCGGCACCGGCCTGGTCGAGGTCGCGGGCGAGCCCTCGGGCGCCGACAGCGAGAAGGCGATCAAGTACTACAACGACCTCGCCAGGCTCTCGGCCGCGAGCGGCCGGCCGATCACCTTCGGCCTGTTCAGCCGCCGCAAGAAGCCCGGCGCCTGGCGCGGCACCTTCGACATCATCGAGAAGGCGGCGCAGATGGGCGGCCGCCTGTTCGCGCAGGTGCACAGCCGCGCGCTCAACGTGCTGCTGTCGTTCGAGACGCAGCTGCCGTTCGACAAGTGGGACTACTGGCGCGAGATCCGCGCGCTGCCGCTGTCGGAGCAGAAGAAGGCGCTGCAGGATCCCGAGAAGCGCCGCCGCCTGGTCGAGATCGCCTCGCGTCCCTACGAAGGGCCGCAGGTGTTCGGCACCGAGGCGCGGCCGCCGGAGTGGGACTACATCTACGCCATGGACACCATCGAGGGGCCGCACAAATCGATGGCCGAACTGGCGCGCCAGCGCAACACACATCCGGTCGAGCTGATGATCGACAAGGCGCTCGAAGGCGACATGAAGTTCTTCATGATCCAGCCGATCGCCAACGAGGATCAGTCGGCGGCGCTCGAGTTGATGAAGCATCCCCGCTCGGTGGTGACTTTCTCCGACTCCGGCGCGCATGTCTCGCAGATCATGGACTCCTCGCTGCAGACGCATCTGCTCAGCCACTGGGTGCGCGAGAAGCAGGCCTTCACCCTGGAAGAAGCGGTGAAGATGATCACCTGCGATACGGCCACGCAGTTCGGCTTCCACGATCGCGGCCTGCTGCGCGAGGGCATGGCGGCCGACATGGTCGTGTTCGATCCCAGGACCGTCGGGCCGCAGATGCCGGAAGTCGTGACCGACCTGCCGGCCGGGGCCAAGCGTCTGCGGCAGAAGGCCCACGGCATCCGCGCGACGGTGGTCAACGGCCAGACCCTGCTGCGGGACAACGAGCCGACCGGCAACCTGCCGGGTAGATTGGTGCGTTCGAAGATGCCGGCTTGA
- a CDS encoding ABC transporter permease produces MAAIDHQAELVRAGANISSTWGSIRFFARRYPLGAAGAVIFGIFVVCALFAAWIAPMDPFATNARASLSEPNATHWLGADFMGRDMFSRIVHGAQISLAVGIGATVLGCAIGGALGLASGYVGGWFDLIVQRISDIVQALPLLVMALVMAASLGPSLRNTIIAIAIALAPNVARIVRSSALSLREMPFVEAARAVGMSEWRIAIRHVLPNTLAPLIVLATAQLGSAILTEASLSFLGLGVPEPHPSWGRMLSESAAEYVRRAPWLVIFPGLAISLIVFGTNLLGDALRDILDPRQRS; encoded by the coding sequence ATGGCCGCTATCGACCATCAAGCCGAGCTCGTCCGGGCCGGCGCCAACATCTCCAGCACCTGGGGCAGCATCCGCTTCTTCGCGCGGCGCTATCCGCTGGGGGCCGCCGGCGCGGTGATCTTCGGCATCTTCGTCGTCTGCGCGCTCTTCGCGGCGTGGATCGCGCCGATGGACCCGTTCGCCACCAACGCGCGCGCCTCGCTGTCGGAGCCCAACGCCACCCACTGGCTGGGCGCCGACTTCATGGGCCGCGACATGTTCAGCCGCATCGTGCACGGCGCGCAGATCTCGCTCGCCGTCGGCATCGGCGCGACGGTGCTGGGCTGCGCCATCGGCGGGGCCCTCGGCCTGGCATCCGGCTATGTCGGCGGCTGGTTCGACCTCATCGTGCAGCGCATCTCCGACATCGTGCAGGCGCTGCCGCTGCTGGTGATGGCGCTGGTGATGGCCGCCTCGCTCGGGCCGTCGCTGCGCAACACCATCATCGCCATCGCCATCGCGCTGGCGCCCAACGTGGCGCGTATCGTGCGCTCCAGCGCGCTGTCGCTGCGCGAGATGCCGTTCGTCGAGGCGGCGCGCGCCGTGGGCATGAGCGAATGGCGCATCGCCATCCGCCACGTGCTGCCCAACACGCTGGCGCCGCTGATCGTGCTGGCCACGGCGCAGCTCGGTTCGGCGATCCTCACCGAGGCGTCGCTCTCCTTCCTCGGCTTGGGCGTGCCCGAGCCGCATCCGTCCTGGGGCCGCATGCTCTCGGAATCGGCGGCGGAGTACGTGCGCCGCGCGCCGTGGCTGGTGATCTTCCCCGGCCTGGCGATCAGCCTGATCGTCTTCGGCACCAACCTGCTGGGCGATGCCCTGCGCGATATCCTCGACCCACGGCAGCGGAGCTAG
- a CDS encoding LysR family transcriptional regulator produces the protein MQAFDAAVRLGSFKAAAAALRLTPSAISHRIGNLERSLGKGLFTRSHRAIEVTAAGKALAIATGRAFAELSRSATPAEGKDSRRRLRLSVLPFFASDWLIPRIGRFMAAHRDIELVIETSSRHADLDVEAFDAAIRVGDGGWPDLVATPLMELRAVPVATAALRRKARLRTPEDLANVPQIHVTTFPLAWPIWLEGAGIRGLEARQVVWVDSFGAAMQLAEQNAGVALGLEPLFSARERAGSNLKRLFEQSQPTGGYWLVHRRSDNNNPALRLFKRWLLTETARDR, from the coding sequence CTGCAGGCCTTCGACGCCGCCGTGCGCCTGGGCAGCTTCAAGGCCGCCGCCGCGGCGCTGCGCCTGACGCCCTCGGCGATCAGCCATCGCATCGGCAATCTCGAACGCAGCCTGGGCAAGGGCCTGTTCACCCGCTCGCACCGCGCCATCGAGGTCACTGCCGCCGGCAAGGCCCTGGCGATCGCCACCGGCCGCGCTTTCGCCGAGCTGTCGCGCTCGGCGACGCCGGCCGAAGGTAAGGACTCGCGCCGCCGCCTGCGCCTCTCGGTGCTGCCCTTCTTCGCCTCCGACTGGCTGATCCCGCGCATCGGCCGCTTCATGGCGGCGCATCGCGACATCGAGCTGGTGATCGAGACCTCGAGCCGGCACGCCGATCTCGACGTCGAGGCTTTCGATGCCGCCATCCGCGTCGGGGATGGCGGCTGGCCGGATCTCGTCGCGACACCGCTGATGGAGCTGCGCGCAGTGCCGGTGGCGACGGCGGCGCTGCGGCGCAAGGCGAGGCTGCGCACGCCCGAGGACCTCGCCAACGTGCCGCAGATCCACGTCACGACCTTCCCGCTCGCCTGGCCGATCTGGCTCGAGGGCGCGGGCATCCGCGGCCTGGAGGCCCGCCAGGTCGTGTGGGTCGACAGTTTCGGCGCCGCCATGCAGCTGGCCGAGCAAAACGCCGGCGTGGCGCTTGGCCTGGAGCCGCTGTTCAGCGCCCGCGAACGCGCCGGCAGCAACCTCAAGCGCCTGTTCGAACAGAGCCAGCCCACCGGCGGCTACTGGCTGGTGCATCGGCGCAGCGACAACAACAATCCGGCGCTGCGTCTCTTCAAGCGCTGGCTGCTGACGGAGACCGCGCGCGACAGGTGA
- a CDS encoding Rieske 2Fe-2S domain-containing protein — protein MDGLMDDRAVARRVLEHIDRGTTDLGDEVWCEPVENYRSEQRMADEIERVMRRFPVPFCPSKALPETGSYIAREAAGTPLIVLRDEQGQVRAFRNACRHRGMQVASGSGCSRAFVCRYHGWVYRLDGRLSHLPGEDGFPGLDKGTHGLVPVHAVERGGIVFVTQDDGPAGHLPANDLPDLIPSDWTIFNVVEREMEANWKLVMEGFIEGYHIRATHKDTFYPYGFDNLNVIERFGRNSRVTYPFRRIRKLAEVPDEQRRVEGLLTYVYQLFPNAIVAALSQHIKLVVLEPLSVGRTKLITWTLGDPSVAEAVTRDAAFVDQTGGAEDREVVQAIQRALGSGANEHFTFGRFESAIVHFHRTLGAALAVPTPSS, from the coding sequence ATGGACGGATTGATGGACGACCGTGCCGTCGCGCGTCGCGTGCTGGAGCACATCGACAGGGGCACCACCGACCTCGGTGACGAGGTGTGGTGCGAGCCGGTCGAGAACTACCGCTCGGAGCAACGCATGGCCGACGAGATCGAGCGCGTGATGCGCCGCTTCCCGGTGCCGTTCTGCCCCTCGAAGGCCCTGCCCGAGACCGGCTCCTACATCGCGCGCGAGGCGGCCGGCACGCCGCTGATCGTGCTGCGCGACGAGCAGGGCCAGGTACGCGCCTTCCGCAACGCCTGCCGCCATCGCGGCATGCAGGTCGCCTCGGGCAGCGGCTGCTCACGCGCCTTCGTCTGCCGCTACCACGGCTGGGTCTACCGGCTCGACGGCCGGCTGAGCCATCTGCCGGGCGAGGACGGCTTCCCCGGCCTCGACAAGGGCACGCACGGCCTGGTGCCGGTACACGCGGTCGAGCGCGGCGGCATCGTCTTCGTCACCCAGGACGATGGGCCGGCCGGCCATCTGCCGGCGAATGACCTGCCCGACCTGATCCCGAGCGACTGGACGATCTTCAACGTCGTCGAGCGCGAGATGGAGGCCAATTGGAAGCTGGTGATGGAAGGCTTCATCGAGGGCTATCACATCCGCGCCACGCACAAGGACACCTTCTACCCCTATGGCTTCGACAACCTGAACGTGATCGAGCGCTTCGGGCGCAACAGCCGCGTCACCTACCCGTTCCGCCGCATCCGCAAGCTGGCCGAGGTGCCGGATGAGCAGCGCCGCGTCGAGGGGCTGCTGACCTATGTCTATCAGCTGTTCCCCAACGCCATCGTCGCGGCGCTGTCGCAGCACATCAAGCTGGTGGTGCTCGAGCCGCTGTCGGTGGGTCGCACGAAGCTGATCACCTGGACCTTGGGCGATCCGTCCGTCGCCGAGGCGGTGACGCGCGACGCCGCCTTCGTCGACCAGACCGGCGGCGCGGAGGATCGCGAGGTGGTGCAGGCGATCCAGCGCGCGCTGGGCAGCGGCGCCAACGAACACTTCACCTTCGGCAGGTTCGAAAGCGCCATCGTCCACTTCCACCGCACCCTGGGCGCGGCGCTGGCGGTCCCCACTCCGTCATCCTGA
- a CDS encoding ABC transporter permease: MGSYIVRRVLLMALTLFGMSIVIFVLLRIVPGDIADILFESAGMVDPEEKAKITRELGLDLPLWTQYAKWIIGLFQGDLGYSYVSEKPTIEEIGPRIPITAKLAGLALVFSAAIGVPLGVISAVRQNTSLDYVLRVVSLSGLSLPSFWLGLLILMAAVRWFGDIPIYTTPPETLWAELALYSVPAAAVGFRASALIMRLTRSSMLEVLRQDYIRTARSKGASEQSVNYRHALRNAVLPVVTIIGIEAAFLIGGLIVTETVFNIPGVARFLVEAIRWRDYPIVQNLVLFMALVTVVVNFMVDMAYVVLDPRIRYSD, translated from the coding sequence ATGGGCTCTTACATCGTTCGGCGTGTGTTGCTGATGGCGTTGACGCTGTTCGGGATGTCGATCGTCATCTTCGTGCTGCTGCGCATCGTGCCCGGCGACATCGCCGACATCCTCTTCGAGTCGGCCGGCATGGTCGACCCGGAGGAGAAGGCCAAGATCACCAGGGAGCTCGGGCTGGACCTGCCCCTTTGGACGCAGTACGCGAAATGGATCATCGGCCTGTTCCAGGGTGACCTCGGCTACTCCTACGTCTCCGAAAAGCCGACCATCGAGGAGATTGGACCGCGCATCCCGATCACCGCCAAGCTCGCCGGGCTGGCGCTGGTGTTCTCGGCGGCGATCGGCGTGCCGCTGGGCGTGATCAGCGCCGTTCGCCAGAACACGTCGCTCGACTACGTCCTGCGCGTCGTCAGCCTGAGCGGCCTGTCGCTGCCGTCGTTCTGGCTCGGCCTGCTGATCCTGATGGCCGCCGTCCGCTGGTTCGGCGACATCCCGATCTACACGACGCCGCCCGAGACGCTGTGGGCCGAGCTGGCGCTCTACTCGGTGCCGGCCGCCGCCGTGGGCTTCCGGGCCTCGGCACTGATCATGCGGTTGACGCGATCGTCGATGCTGGAGGTGCTGAGACAGGACTACATCCGAACGGCGCGCTCCAAGGGGGCCAGCGAGCAGTCGGTGAACTACCGGCACGCGCTGCGCAACGCCGTGCTGCCGGTGGTGACTATCATCGGCATCGAGGCCGCATTCCTGATCGGCGGCCTGATCGTCACCGAGACGGTGTTCAACATCCCCGGCGTGGCGCGCTTCCTCGTCGAGGCGATCCGCTGGCGCGACTATCCGATCGTGCAGAATCTCGTGCTGTTCATGGCGCTGGTCACCGTCGTAGTGAACTTCATGGTCGACATGGCGTACGTGGTCCTCGATCCACGTATCCGGTACTCGGACTGA
- a CDS encoding crotonase/enoyl-CoA hydratase family protein: MSDKATVNYEARGPVAIVTIDRFAARNAVGHGTRIELADAFRRFDGDDSASVAILTGAGGIFCAGFDLKDTAAGRRAHRRPDGDGPMGPTRMKLSKPVIAAIEGYAVAGGLELALWCDMRVAARDAILGVFCRRFGVPLLDLGTVRLPRLIGHSRAMDLILTGRGVSGEEAERIGLVNRVVEPGQALGAAMSLAEELARLPQTALRMDRLSAIEQWDLGWEAATLNEFRLGIMAIESGEAEAGARRFASGVGRHGTKAN; the protein is encoded by the coding sequence ATGAGCGACAAGGCGACCGTCAACTACGAAGCCCGCGGACCCGTCGCGATCGTCACCATCGACCGCTTCGCGGCGCGCAACGCCGTCGGCCACGGGACCCGAATCGAGCTGGCCGACGCCTTCCGCCGCTTCGACGGCGATGACTCCGCGAGCGTTGCCATCCTGACCGGCGCCGGCGGCATCTTCTGCGCCGGCTTCGACCTGAAGGACACGGCCGCGGGACGCCGCGCCCATCGCCGGCCCGACGGCGACGGACCGATGGGCCCCACGCGCATGAAGCTCTCCAAGCCGGTGATCGCGGCGATCGAGGGTTACGCTGTGGCCGGCGGGCTCGAGCTCGCGCTGTGGTGCGATATGCGCGTGGCGGCACGCGATGCGATCCTGGGCGTGTTCTGCCGGCGCTTCGGCGTGCCGCTGCTCGATCTCGGCACCGTCCGCCTGCCGCGCCTGATCGGACATAGCCGGGCGATGGACCTGATCCTCACGGGACGCGGCGTATCGGGCGAGGAGGCCGAGCGCATCGGCCTGGTCAATCGCGTGGTCGAGCCGGGGCAGGCGCTTGGTGCGGCGATGTCGCTGGCCGAGGAATTGGCGCGGCTGCCGCAGACAGCGCTGCGCATGGACCGGCTGTCGGCGATCGAGCAGTGGGATCTCGGCTGGGAGGCCGCGACGCTCAACGAGTTCCGGCTCGGCATCATGGCGATCGAGTCGGGCGAGGCGGAAGCTGGCGCGCGCCGCTTCGCCTCGGGTGTCGGCCGGCACGGCACGAAAGCGAACTGA
- a CDS encoding methyltransferase domain-containing protein — MASERLDTTRLQAMALAYQQSAALMAAVEIDLFTAVSQGANTIDAVAGRLDITRRNAERMLTALTAMELLRKSGETYANAPDVERFLVKGSPRYAGPWITFTKPRWERWGKLSEALRQKTERVLGDYENFTVEDARRYHTATNSIGMGAGRRFARQVDLSGRRLILDLGGGSGAYSIVAAQTWPQLRAIVFDLPPVAIVAREFIAQHGVSDRVTAMAGDFTSNDFPTGADVVIMASNLPQYSPELIQLVIGKAFAALEPGGEMHLIGETMRDSRDGPLNPTLWGLNEAVFNSTGQAHSEADVKGFFARAGFTGITVNEFVPGVLSRITGRKPG, encoded by the coding sequence ATGGCATCCGAGCGGCTTGATACCACGCGCCTGCAGGCGATGGCTCTGGCCTACCAGCAGAGCGCCGCGCTGATGGCGGCGGTCGAGATCGACCTGTTCACCGCCGTCTCGCAGGGCGCCAACACCATCGACGCCGTGGCCGGCCGTCTCGACATCACCCGGCGCAACGCCGAACGCATGCTGACGGCGCTGACGGCGATGGAACTCTTGCGCAAGAGCGGCGAGACCTACGCCAACGCGCCCGACGTCGAGCGCTTCCTGGTCAAGGGATCGCCGCGCTATGCCGGTCCGTGGATCACCTTCACCAAGCCGCGCTGGGAGCGCTGGGGGAAGCTTTCCGAAGCGCTGCGGCAGAAGACCGAGCGGGTACTGGGTGACTACGAGAACTTCACCGTCGAGGATGCGCGGCGCTACCACACCGCCACCAACTCCATCGGCATGGGCGCCGGCCGGCGCTTCGCGCGCCAGGTCGACCTGTCGGGCCGCAGGCTGATCCTCGATCTCGGCGGCGGCTCGGGCGCCTACAGCATCGTCGCCGCGCAGACCTGGCCGCAGCTGCGCGCCATCGTCTTCGACCTGCCGCCGGTCGCAATCGTGGCGCGCGAGTTCATCGCCCAGCACGGCGTGTCGGATCGAGTCACCGCCATGGCCGGCGACTTCACCAGCAACGACTTCCCGACCGGCGCCGACGTCGTGATCATGGCCAGCAACCTGCCGCAGTACAGCCCCGAGCTCATCCAGCTCGTCATCGGCAAGGCCTTCGCCGCGCTCGAGCCGGGCGGCGAGATGCACCTGATCGGCGAGACGATGCGCGACAGTCGCGACGGGCCGCTCAACCCCACGCTCTGGGGCCTGAACGAGGCGGTGTTCAACAGCACAGGGCAGGCGCATTCGGAAGCCGACGTCAAAGGCTTCTTCGCGCGCGCCGGCTTCACCGGCATCACGGTCAACGAATTTGTGCCCGGCGTGCTGAGCCGGATCACAGGCCGCAAGCCGGGCTGA
- a CDS encoding amidohydrolase, whose protein sequence is MKYNRISADCHLDMPWMPPELFVSEAPRELKDRMPFVTDTPDGAKWVTRSGSSFGFKNGVGPAGSKYQPGKHHRVDIMAETGLYADGAKDIRRVSDPHLRIKDLDRDHVDAEVIYGILGAASRLNDSEAANEMMRIYNNWLKGFCSHYPDRHIGLACLPYGNVDEAVKEIYRAAKLGLRGLELSCSWDMEPMWHPMWDPLWTAVNDVDLPLHFHTFPTIPPDTIEKHGGQVGRRVFFTVVSGFQMNLVNILAAMMSANVFERFPNLRVAFGESGCGWVPYALDRMDYEWEDRFMDLGLKMKPSDYWRRQCKATFQFDRVGLKIIEDMGAETLMWGSDYPHGDGVWPQSDKYIAEQFAHLPAAITRQITCDNAAKFYRLSN, encoded by the coding sequence ATGAAGTACAATCGGATTTCGGCCGACTGCCATCTCGACATGCCCTGGATGCCGCCGGAGCTGTTCGTCAGCGAAGCACCGCGCGAGCTCAAGGATCGCATGCCCTTCGTCACCGACACGCCGGATGGCGCGAAATGGGTGACCAGGTCGGGCTCGAGCTTCGGCTTCAAGAACGGCGTCGGCCCGGCCGGCTCGAAGTACCAGCCGGGCAAGCACCACCGCGTCGACATCATGGCCGAGACCGGCCTGTACGCCGACGGCGCCAAGGACATCCGCCGCGTCTCCGACCCGCATCTGCGCATCAAGGATCTCGATCGCGACCACGTCGATGCCGAGGTGATCTACGGCATCCTCGGCGCCGCCAGCCGCCTCAACGATTCCGAGGCCGCCAACGAGATGATGCGCATCTACAACAACTGGCTGAAGGGCTTCTGCAGCCACTATCCCGACCGCCACATCGGGCTGGCCTGCCTGCCCTACGGCAATGTCGATGAGGCGGTGAAGGAGATCTACCGCGCCGCGAAGCTCGGCCTGCGCGGGCTGGAGCTGTCGTGCTCCTGGGACATGGAGCCGATGTGGCATCCGATGTGGGATCCGCTGTGGACGGCGGTCAACGACGTCGACCTGCCGCTGCACTTCCACACCTTCCCGACGATTCCGCCCGACACCATCGAGAAGCATGGCGGCCAGGTCGGACGACGCGTGTTCTTCACCGTGGTCTCCGGCTTCCAGATGAACCTGGTGAACATCCTGGCGGCGATGATGTCGGCCAACGTCTTCGAGCGCTTTCCCAACCTGCGCGTCGCCTTCGGCGAGAGCGGCTGCGGCTGGGTGCCCTATGCGCTCGACCGCATGGACTACGAGTGGGAAGACCGCTTCATGGATCTGGGCCTGAAGATGAAGCCCAGCGACTACTGGCGCCGCCAGTGCAAGGCGACGTTCCAGTTCGACCGTGTCGGGCTGAAGATCATCGAGGACATGGGCGCCGAGACGCTGATGTGGGGATCCGACTACCCGCACGGCGACGGCGTGTGGCCGCAATCCGACAAGTACATCGCCGAGCAGTTCGCGCATCTGCCGGCAGCGATCACCAGGCAGATCACCTGCGACAACGCCGCGAAGTTCTACCGGCTGTCGAACTGA
- a CDS encoding ABC transporter ATP-binding protein: MRTNSDVALEVDGLTTWFYTRRGIVKAVDNVSFHVRKGETLAIVGESGCGKSITALSVIRLIPTPPGRIVSGSVKLNGVDLVQLDEAQMRDVRGNQISMIFQEPMTSLNPVMTVGRQVSEALRLHQKLSKQDAMARAIDMLKKVKIPEAEQRAKEYPHQLSGGMRQRVMIAMALACNPEVLIADEPTTALDVTIQAQILQLIVELQRDLGAAVILITHDLGVVAETARRVVVMYAGRKVEEAEVGGLFARPLHPYTRGLMGSIPRLGLMRGEETETGERLQEIVGTVPALNDLPPGCHFAPRCELADDRCRAEYPNYLEHVPGHWAACWHAGKTKGESRG, from the coding sequence CTGAGGACCAACAGCGACGTAGCGCTCGAGGTCGACGGTCTCACCACCTGGTTCTATACCCGCCGCGGCATCGTCAAGGCGGTCGACAACGTCTCCTTCCACGTGCGCAAGGGAGAGACGCTGGCGATCGTGGGTGAGTCGGGTTGCGGCAAGAGCATCACCGCGCTTTCGGTGATCCGCCTGATCCCGACGCCGCCGGGCCGCATCGTGTCCGGCAGCGTCAAGCTCAACGGTGTCGATCTGGTCCAGCTCGACGAAGCGCAGATGCGCGATGTGCGCGGCAACCAGATCTCGATGATCTTCCAGGAGCCGATGACCTCGCTGAACCCGGTCATGACCGTGGGCCGGCAGGTGTCGGAGGCACTGCGCCTGCATCAGAAGCTGTCCAAGCAGGACGCGATGGCGCGTGCCATCGATATGCTGAAGAAGGTCAAGATCCCCGAGGCCGAGCAGCGCGCCAAGGAGTATCCGCACCAGCTCTCCGGCGGCATGCGCCAGCGCGTGATGATCGCCATGGCGCTGGCCTGCAATCCCGAGGTGCTGATCGCCGACGAGCCGACCACGGCGCTCGACGTCACCATCCAGGCGCAGATCCTGCAGCTCATCGTCGAGTTGCAGCGCGACCTCGGCGCCGCGGTGATCCTGATCACGCACGATCTCGGCGTCGTCGCCGAGACAGCGCGGCGCGTAGTGGTGATGTATGCCGGCCGCAAGGTCGAGGAGGCCGAGGTCGGCGGGCTCTTCGCGCGGCCGCTGCATCCCTACACGCGCGGCCTGATGGGCTCGATTCCGCGCCTGGGCCTGATGCGCGGCGAGGAGACCGAAACCGGCGAACGCCTGCAGGAGATCGTCGGCACCGTGCCGGCGCTCAACGACCTGCCGCCGGGTTGCCACTTCGCGCCGCGCTGCGAATTGGCCGACGATCGCTGCCGCGCCGAATACCCGAACTATCTCGAGCACGTCCCCGGCCACTGGGCTGCCTGCTGGCATGCCGGCAAGACGAAAGGAGAGTCGCGTGGCTGA
- a CDS encoding dipeptide ABC transporter ATP-binding protein translates to MPARRKESRVAEAATKQRIPAVEVVDLKKHFPIRKGLLQRAAGHVHAVDGVSFAIYEGETLGLVGESGCGKSTVGRLLLRLIEPSAGSIMVDGADVSRMSKAEMRPFRRQMQIIFQDPFSSLNPRMSAGDIVGEPLMVHGISRGKERAERVAALFERVGLRPAQMRNFPHEFSGGQRQRICIARALALGPKVIVGDEPVSALDVSIQAQVINLLMDLQRGSNLAYLFISHNLAVVEHISHRVAVMYLGRIVEVAEKKTIFTSPQHPYTEALLSAVPVPDPAIKREKRLVEGDVPSPVNRPSGCHFHTRCPYAIDRCRVEEPKLVPAKASPETLVACHLR, encoded by the coding sequence ATGCCGGCAAGACGAAAGGAGAGTCGCGTGGCTGAGGCGGCGACGAAGCAGCGGATTCCCGCGGTCGAGGTCGTCGACCTCAAGAAGCATTTTCCCATCAGGAAAGGCCTGCTGCAGCGCGCGGCGGGCCATGTGCATGCCGTGGACGGCGTGAGCTTCGCGATCTACGAGGGCGAGACGCTCGGGCTGGTCGGCGAGAGCGGCTGCGGCAAGTCGACGGTGGGCCGCCTGCTGTTGCGCCTGATCGAGCCCAGCGCCGGCAGCATCATGGTCGACGGCGCCGATGTCAGCCGCATGAGCAAGGCGGAGATGCGGCCCTTTCGCCGGCAGATGCAGATCATCTTCCAGGACCCGTTCTCCTCGCTCAATCCGCGCATGTCGGCCGGCGACATCGTCGGCGAGCCACTGATGGTGCACGGCATCTCACGCGGCAAGGAACGCGCCGAGCGCGTCGCCGCGCTGTTCGAGCGCGTCGGGCTGCGCCCGGCGCAGATGAGGAACTTCCCGCACGAGTTCTCCGGCGGCCAGCGCCAGCGCATCTGCATCGCCCGCGCGCTGGCGCTCGGGCCGAAGGTGATCGTCGGCGACGAGCCGGTCTCGGCGCTCGACGTCTCGATTCAGGCGCAGGTCATCAATCTGCTGATGGATCTGCAGCGCGGCTCGAACCTCGCCTACCTGTTCATCTCGCACAATCTCGCGGTGGTCGAGCACATCAGCCACCGCGTGGCGGTGATGTATCTCGGCCGCATCGTCGAGGTCGCCGAGAAGAAGACGATCTTCACCTCGCCGCAGCATCCCTATACCGAGGCGCTGCTCTCGGCGGTGCCGGTGCCCGATCCGGCGATCAAGCGCGAGAAGCGGCTGGTCGAGGGCGACGTGCCCAGCCCGGTGAACCGGCCCAGCGGCTGCCACTTCCACACCCGCTGTCCCTACGCCATCGATCGCTGCAGGGTCGAGGAGCCGAAGCTGGTGCCGGCCAAGGCCTCGCCCGAGACGCTCGTCGCCTGCCATCTGCGCTGA